The sequence below is a genomic window from Methanofollis sp..
GGATGGTCGCCCTTGCCGGCGGCATCTCCCATACGGCCTTCGGCGGGATAGGCCTCGGCTATTTCCTGGGGATCGATCCTCTCATCGGGGCGATGGGCTTCACCGTCGCCTCGGCTATCGGGATAGGAGAACTGTCCCTCTCCCGGAAACAGCACCTCGAT
It includes:
- a CDS encoding metal ABC transporter permease; the encoded protein is MEVFAYDFFRNAIAAGLLASVACGIVGTYVVVKRMVALAGGISHTAFGGIGLGYFLGIDPLIGAMGFTVASAIGIGELSLSRKQHLD